From one Formosa sediminum genomic stretch:
- a CDS encoding ligase-associated DNA damage response DEXH box helicase: MNRTTLEQFATHWFSQQGWQPFPFQKQTWTAFLQGKHGLLNAPTGSGKTYALWVPIVLETIKRNPNYKTKPPKGLLAIWVTPLRALSVEIKQAAERFVTDLNVPITVGVRTGDTSASMRAAQKRNMPNLLITTPESLHLLLATKGYEKLFKPLISVVVDEWHELVANKRGVQMTLALSRLQSIAPALRIWGISATIGNLDQAREVLLGTRPEQLKNSVLIKAHIKKNIKVQSIIPNKMEKFPWRGHLGLHLLEAIVPILQESASTLIFTNTRSQCEIWFQNILEKHPEFAGDIAMHHGSMSRDTRLWVEAALRLGTLKIVVCTSSLDLGVDFSPVETIIQVGSPKGVSRFIQRAGRSGHQPGQTSVIYFLPTHALELVEASALKHAVTHTLVEDRVPYLNSFDVLVQYLVTLAVSDGFYPEVIYQEVKHTFCYQTLSPDQFQWLLNFITLGGQSLYAYDEYKRVEVLPDGKFKVQSRSVAMRHRLQIGTIISDAVLQVKFLKGGYIGSIEESFISKLKPGDVFTFAGRQLELFSIKHMQVLVKASKQKTSKIPNWLGGRMSFSSEMSDLIREELYVLNSNTLKHSKELKALKPIVLRQKKESIVPNANQFLIETFKTREGYHAIFYPFEGYFVHEALASLLAYRVSLLQPITFTIAFNDYGFELLSDQPIPIQAILDNNLFSSDYLKTDLEQSINASELAKRRFRDIAVISGLLFTGFPSKLVKSKHLQASSQLLFGVFEDYEPDNLLYQQAFTETFEHQLEAGRLQLALDRINTQDIIWKSCEKPTPFSFPIITDRLRSKLSSEKLADRIKRMTIQLNR, from the coding sequence ATGAACAGAACAACATTAGAGCAATTTGCAACTCACTGGTTTAGCCAGCAAGGTTGGCAACCCTTTCCATTTCAAAAACAGACCTGGACTGCTTTTTTGCAAGGTAAACATGGGCTTTTAAATGCGCCTACTGGAAGTGGAAAAACTTATGCTTTATGGGTACCTATTGTTCTTGAAACCATAAAACGTAATCCCAATTACAAGACTAAGCCTCCAAAAGGATTATTAGCCATTTGGGTGACCCCATTACGCGCACTTTCTGTAGAGATTAAGCAAGCTGCCGAACGTTTTGTTACAGATTTAAATGTACCAATAACAGTAGGCGTTCGTACAGGAGACACATCTGCAAGTATGCGCGCGGCACAAAAGCGCAATATGCCTAACTTATTAATAACCACACCAGAAAGTTTACATTTATTATTGGCCACTAAAGGGTATGAAAAATTGTTTAAACCGTTAATAAGTGTTGTGGTTGATGAATGGCACGAACTGGTGGCTAATAAGCGAGGTGTGCAAATGACATTGGCTTTATCGCGTTTACAGAGTATTGCTCCAGCGTTACGAATTTGGGGTATTTCTGCAACTATTGGAAATTTAGATCAAGCTCGAGAGGTTTTATTGGGCACTAGGCCGGAACAACTTAAAAATTCAGTTTTAATAAAGGCTCATATAAAAAAGAATATTAAGGTCCAGTCGATTATTCCAAACAAAATGGAAAAATTTCCATGGCGTGGGCATTTAGGATTACATTTATTAGAAGCTATTGTACCTATTTTACAAGAAAGTGCTTCCACTTTAATTTTTACAAATACACGTTCGCAATGTGAAATTTGGTTTCAAAATATTTTAGAAAAGCATCCAGAATTTGCTGGAGATATTGCCATGCATCACGGAAGTATGAGTAGAGACACCCGCCTTTGGGTAGAAGCGGCTTTACGATTAGGTACGCTTAAAATTGTGGTGTGTACCTCCAGTTTGGATTTGGGTGTAGATTTTAGTCCGGTAGAGACTATTATTCAAGTGGGGAGCCCAAAAGGTGTCTCCAGATTTATACAACGTGCAGGACGTAGTGGACATCAGCCTGGGCAGACCAGTGTAATTTATTTTTTACCCACACATGCTTTAGAATTGGTGGAAGCATCTGCCTTAAAACATGCGGTAACTCACACTTTAGTAGAAGATCGTGTGCCTTATCTTAATAGTTTTGATGTGCTTGTTCAGTATTTAGTCACTTTAGCCGTTTCAGACGGTTTTTATCCAGAGGTAATCTACCAAGAAGTAAAACATACCTTTTGTTATCAGACGTTAAGTCCAGACCAATTTCAATGGCTATTAAATTTTATAACCTTAGGGGGTCAGAGTCTATATGCGTATGATGAATACAAACGTGTTGAGGTGTTGCCCGATGGTAAATTTAAGGTTCAAAGTCGTAGTGTTGCCATGAGACATCGTTTGCAGATTGGTACAATAATTAGCGATGCCGTATTGCAAGTGAAGTTTTTAAAAGGAGGATATATAGGATCTATAGAAGAAAGTTTTATATCCAAATTAAAACCCGGAGACGTATTTACATTTGCAGGCAGACAATTGGAATTGTTTAGCATAAAACACATGCAAGTATTGGTAAAGGCCTCTAAACAAAAAACCTCTAAAATTCCTAATTGGCTTGGAGGACGTATGAGTTTTTCTTCAGAAATGAGTGATTTAATTCGGGAAGAATTATATGTGTTAAATTCAAATACACTTAAACATTCAAAAGAACTTAAGGCTTTAAAACCTATTGTTTTAAGACAAAAAAAAGAAAGTATAGTACCCAATGCTAATCAATTTTTAATAGAAACGTTTAAAACTCGTGAAGGTTATCATGCTATTTTTTATCCGTTTGAAGGTTATTTTGTACACGAAGCTCTGGCAAGTTTATTGGCTTATCGTGTAAGTTTATTACAACCCATAACCTTTACTATTGCTTTTAATGATTATGGTTTTGAATTATTATCGGATCAACCTATTCCTATTCAAGCCATTTTAGATAATAATTTATTTTCATCAGATTACTTAAAAACAGATTTAGAGCAGAGTATAAATGCTTCAGAACTTGCAAAACGACGGTTTAGAGATATTGCTGTAATTTCAGGACTTTTGTTTACAGGCTTTCCTAGTAAGTTGGTTAAAAGTAAACATTTGCAAGCCAGTTCTCAATTATTGTTTGGCGTTTTTGAAGATTACGAACCCGATAATTTATTATATCAACAAGCTTTTACCGAAACTTTTGAACACCAATTAGAAGCAGGCCGATTGCAATTGGCATTAGATCGTATAAATACACAAGACATCATTTGGAAATCGTGTGAAAAGCCAACACCGTTTTCATTTCCGATTATTACAGACCGCTTGCGATCGAAATTATCTTCTGAAAAATTAGCAGACAGAATAAAACGTATGACGATACAATTAAACCGCTAG
- a CDS encoding DNA topoisomerase IB, with protein sequence MYYRKKHGRGFRYVDASNKTIKDRHLKTWFKSLVIPPAWTSVEINANKKAKVLVTGRDEKGRKQYIYNPKFRAKQNQDKFDRILKFANRLERMRRVTGQHLRKRKLCKDKVLACMVRLLEAAYFRPGSDYYSKENQTYGLTTMRSKHLQISGDELIFSYTGKSGKSQERHIVDKKLAKIVADIDDLPGYEIFKFIDENGDKQDVKSEHLNAYIRMVMGDEFSAKDFRTWAGTVIAAIALDEIGYSKAQDQKVLDKNIRDAVIKVSERLGNTPSVARSSYIDPRVIEEYVNGKTINYFQKEISRLLKSKENLSREELGVLCMLKTTLN encoded by the coding sequence ATGTATTACAGAAAAAAACATGGGAGAGGCTTTCGGTATGTAGATGCTTCAAATAAAACAATAAAAGATAGGCACTTAAAAACTTGGTTTAAGTCTTTAGTGATCCCACCGGCCTGGACTTCGGTAGAAATAAATGCGAATAAAAAAGCCAAAGTATTAGTTACCGGTCGCGATGAAAAAGGCAGGAAACAATATATTTATAATCCGAAGTTTAGAGCAAAACAGAATCAAGACAAATTTGATAGAATTTTAAAATTTGCAAATAGACTAGAACGTATGAGACGGGTTACTGGGCAACATTTACGCAAACGTAAATTGTGCAAAGACAAAGTTTTAGCCTGTATGGTTAGACTTTTGGAAGCTGCATATTTTAGACCAGGAAGTGATTATTACAGCAAAGAAAACCAGACTTATGGTCTGACTACCATGCGAAGTAAGCACTTGCAAATATCTGGCGATGAACTGATATTTAGTTATACTGGTAAATCTGGAAAATCCCAAGAACGCCATATTGTTGATAAGAAATTAGCCAAAATAGTTGCAGATATAGATGATTTACCGGGCTATGAAATTTTTAAATTTATTGATGAAAATGGTGACAAACAAGATGTGAAAAGTGAGCATCTTAATGCCTATATAAGAATGGTAATGGGCGATGAATTTTCTGCAAAAGATTTTAGAACTTGGGCCGGAACTGTTATTGCGGCTATAGCTTTAGATGAAATTGGATATTCAAAAGCACAAGATCAGAAGGTGCTTGATAAAAATATACGCGATGCTGTTATAAAAGTGAGTGAGCGTTTGGGGAATACACCTTCTGTGGCGCGAAGTTCATATATAGATCCGCGAGTTATTGAAGAATATGTAAATGGTAAAACAATAAATTACTTTCAAAAAGAGATTTCAAGACTTCTAAAATCTAAAGAAAATTTATCCAGAGAAGAACTTGGTGTTTTATGTATGCTAAAAACAACATTAAATTAA
- a CDS encoding endonuclease/exonuclease/phosphatase family protein produces MLIYDILAVVFILGSVLPLIQHQHWMFRVWEFGRIQLLLLQLLTFIIGVLFFSSLETFYIITAVLLGLAIAQNIYILVPYTFLYGRTKKADVTQGSQSISILSCNVYQFNTAYDRLIHLVQEVKPDILLTMESNQAWDDALSVLETEYTHYKKVALENTYGIHFYTKLDVKSVQVHYFVSDDLPSIEARIQLENTKQFTFFGVHPPPPSPTEEDTSRERDGELLALGKKVLDTKGPVIVVGDFNNVAWAKSSVLFRKTSKLIDPRIGRGFVSTYHAKYKVLRFPIDLCFHSPDIFIQDFRTLHNVGSDHLPLYCNFFLNETEEAQEDQVETLDEAEAEDVEEMIEDGEAEDGDRPTVATE; encoded by the coding sequence ATGTTAATTTATGATATCCTTGCGGTAGTCTTTATTCTTGGCTCTGTATTGCCTTTAATACAACATCAACATTGGATGTTTCGCGTTTGGGAATTTGGAAGAATTCAATTGCTATTGCTACAGCTACTTACATTTATAATAGGTGTACTTTTTTTTAGTAGTTTGGAGACCTTTTATATTATTACTGCGGTATTATTAGGTTTAGCTATCGCTCAAAATATTTACATATTAGTACCCTACACATTTTTATATGGACGTACTAAAAAAGCAGATGTCACTCAAGGATCTCAATCCATATCAATACTTTCTTGTAATGTATATCAATTTAACACCGCGTACGACCGTTTAATTCATTTAGTACAGGAAGTTAAACCAGATATTTTGCTAACGATGGAATCTAATCAGGCATGGGATGATGCTTTATCTGTATTAGAAACCGAGTATACACATTATAAAAAAGTAGCATTAGAAAATACCTATGGCATACATTTTTATACAAAATTAGATGTAAAATCTGTACAAGTGCATTATTTTGTCTCTGATGATTTACCGAGTATAGAAGCTCGAATACAATTAGAAAATACTAAACAATTTACATTTTTTGGAGTACATCCGCCACCACCAAGTCCAACAGAAGAAGACACCTCGAGAGAACGCGATGGTGAATTGCTAGCTTTAGGAAAGAAAGTTTTGGATACTAAAGGCCCTGTAATAGTGGTTGGTGATTTTAATAATGTAGCTTGGGCAAAGTCGTCTGTATTATTTAGAAAAACCTCTAAATTAATAGATCCTAGAATTGGTCGTGGCTTTGTATCGACTTATCATGCAAAGTATAAAGTCTTACGATTTCCAATAGACTTATGTTTTCATTCACCAGATATTTTTATACAAGACTTTAGAACGTTACACAATGTAGGCAGCGACCATTTGCCACTCTATTGTAACTTCTTTTTAAATGAAACTGAAGAAGCTCAAGAAGATCAGGTTGAGACTTTAGATGAAGCAGAAGCAGAAGATGTAGAGGAGATGATTGAAGATGGAGAAGCCGAGGATGGCGATCGTCCCACAGTTGCAACTGAATAA
- a CDS encoding catalase produces MAKDKKLESQSEKIEQLKTFEKDSLGKVLTTNQGLKVNDTNNSLKSGERGSTLLEDFLLREKITNFDHERIPERIVHARGSGAHGYFELYENLEKYTKAGIFTDTKRKTPVFVRFSTVAGSKGSTDLARDVRGFAVKFYTQEGTWDLVGNNMPIFFIQDAMKFPDLIHAVKPEPNNEIPQAASAHDTFYDFVSRTTETLHNHIWVMSDRAIPRSLRMMEGFGIHTFRLINKEGKSHFVKFHWKPKLGVHSVTWDEAVKISGADSDFHRRDLWNAIEAGQYPEWELGLQIVPEEDEHKYDFDLLDPTKLIPEEMVPVKIVGKMTLNKNPENFFAETEQVAFLPGHIVPGIDFTNDPLLQGRLFSYRDTQLSRLGGPNFHQIPINRPVGETHNNQRDGHMQTEIPKGQTAYFPNSLGGGCPHLAKMVEGGFHSYEERIDAKKIRTRSESFSDHFSQPALFYRSLSSWEQQHVMEAYSFELGKCKHKDIQERMLWIINQIDYELANLVADNLGLKVPKNIDKPINQAIGADADPNIHEPSKKKIYLEKSPALSQTKSDFDTVATRQIAVLAADGFNENHYKTLADKLEKEGAQLKIIAPHGGTITGDSGTAYEVHESIMTTESVLYDAIYIPGGESSVAWIKKIKKYIKFINEAFKHCKAIAVHDEGETLLDASFVKEYKSDETVFINSDVKAFRDAIAKHRNWNRKAVIDQVPV; encoded by the coding sequence ATGGCAAAAGACAAAAAATTAGAAAGTCAAAGTGAAAAAATTGAGCAATTAAAAACTTTTGAAAAAGATAGTTTAGGAAAAGTACTCACTACAAACCAAGGATTAAAGGTTAACGACACTAATAATTCTCTAAAATCTGGAGAACGTGGGTCTACCCTTTTAGAAGATTTTTTACTACGAGAAAAAATTACCAATTTCGATCATGAACGTATTCCTGAACGTATTGTACATGCGCGCGGAAGTGGTGCTCATGGCTATTTTGAATTGTATGAGAATTTAGAAAAATATACTAAAGCAGGTATTTTTACTGATACAAAAAGAAAAACACCTGTATTTGTGCGTTTCTCTACCGTGGCCGGATCTAAAGGCTCTACAGATTTAGCAAGAGACGTACGTGGGTTTGCTGTTAAATTTTATACTCAAGAAGGCACTTGGGATTTGGTTGGTAATAATATGCCAATCTTTTTTATTCAAGATGCCATGAAATTTCCAGACTTAATTCATGCTGTAAAACCAGAACCAAATAACGAAATTCCTCAAGCAGCTTCTGCTCACGATACCTTTTACGATTTTGTGTCACGCACAACTGAAACGCTACACAATCACATTTGGGTTATGAGTGACCGTGCAATTCCTAGAAGTTTAAGAATGATGGAAGGATTTGGAATTCACACCTTTAGACTTATTAATAAAGAAGGTAAATCCCATTTTGTTAAATTTCATTGGAAACCAAAACTAGGTGTACATTCTGTAACTTGGGATGAAGCCGTTAAAATAAGTGGTGCAGATTCAGATTTTCACAGACGCGATTTATGGAACGCTATTGAAGCCGGACAGTATCCTGAATGGGAATTAGGCTTACAAATTGTACCTGAAGAAGACGAGCATAAATACGATTTTGATTTACTAGATCCTACAAAATTAATACCTGAAGAAATGGTACCAGTAAAAATTGTAGGTAAAATGACGTTAAATAAGAATCCTGAAAATTTCTTTGCCGAAACAGAACAAGTAGCATTCCTACCAGGCCATATTGTACCCGGAATAGACTTTACAAACGATCCGCTATTACAAGGACGATTATTCTCGTATAGAGACACACAGTTATCACGTTTAGGCGGACCTAATTTTCATCAAATACCAATTAATAGACCTGTTGGTGAAACGCACAATAACCAGAGAGACGGTCACATGCAAACAGAAATCCCTAAGGGACAAACAGCATATTTCCCAAATTCTTTAGGTGGTGGTTGTCCGCATTTAGCTAAAATGGTTGAAGGTGGTTTCCATTCTTATGAAGAGCGTATAGACGCTAAAAAAATTAGAACCCGTAGTGAAAGTTTTAGCGATCATTTCTCACAACCTGCATTATTTTATAGAAGCTTATCCTCATGGGAACAACAACACGTTATGGAAGCCTATAGTTTTGAACTTGGGAAATGTAAACACAAAGACATTCAAGAACGAATGCTCTGGATCATTAATCAAATCGATTATGAATTGGCAAATTTAGTCGCCGATAATTTGGGGCTTAAAGTTCCTAAAAATATCGATAAACCTATTAATCAAGCCATTGGTGCAGATGCAGATCCTAATATACACGAGCCTTCTAAAAAGAAAATATATCTTGAAAAGTCGCCAGCTTTAAGTCAAACTAAATCAGATTTCGACACTGTAGCTACACGTCAGATTGCCGTTTTAGCAGCCGATGGTTTTAACGAAAACCACTATAAAACATTGGCAGATAAACTTGAAAAAGAGGGCGCCCAATTAAAAATAATTGCACCTCATGGTGGAACGATTACTGGTGATTCGGGTACTGCGTATGAAGTGCATGAATCCATCATGACTACCGAGAGTGTATTATATGATGCCATATACATTCCTGGAGGCGAATCGTCTGTAGCATGGATTAAGAAAATTAAAAAATATATTAAATTTATTAATGAAGCATTTAAACATTGTAAAGCCATTGCGGTGCACGATGAAGGTGAAACCTTATTAGATGCCTCTTTTGTTAAGGAATACAAATCAGACGAAACTGTTTTTATCAATAGCGATGTTAAAGCGTTTAGAGACGCTATAGCTAAACATAGAAATTGGAATCGTAAAGCAGTTATTGATCAGGTTCCTGTGTAA
- a CDS encoding BLUF domain-containing protein: MYQLNYHSKSHSDLSSDDLELILEAATTKNKTYNITGCLIYHNHAFVQILEGEKQDVLEIFELIKTDTRHHTIHLLWENTVEKRYFNKWNMAFYRPKDQFASQFVDNLTMLASFSEKSTGSLMSFWGHVRRILDSDTTKPV; the protein is encoded by the coding sequence ATGTATCAATTAAATTATCATTCTAAATCACATTCGGATCTCAGTTCAGACGATTTAGAACTTATCTTAGAGGCGGCAACAACTAAAAATAAAACATATAATATTACGGGGTGTCTTATTTATCATAACCACGCATTTGTACAGATTTTAGAAGGCGAAAAACAAGATGTACTTGAGATTTTTGAACTCATAAAGACAGACACACGGCACCATACCATTCATTTACTTTGGGAAAATACAGTAGAGAAACGTTATTTTAACAAGTGGAATATGGCTTTTTATAGACCTAAAGATCAGTTTGCTTCACAATTTGTTGATAATTTAACGATGCTTGCTTCATTTTCTGAAAAGTCTACAGGATCATTAATGAGTTTTTGGGGACATGTAAGACGCATTTTAGACTCGGACACCACTAAACCAGTATAA
- a CDS encoding ATP-dependent DNA ligase yields the protein MKHFAKLVQTLDSTTKTTLKVQALAAYFKQASDTDKVWTIAILSHRRPPRPIQTTRLRKWASELAHIPLWLFEESYHIVGDLAETIALILPTNQNTSDKSLTAFLQDMLSLKQEDEAVKKEYVTTHWNTLNYYERFVFTKLITGGFRIGVSQKLMTRALSVATGVDEDILAYKLMGQWDPSTISFEDLVLKTRPSDFISKPYPFYLAYGLEGPVSSLGPITDWSIEHKWDGIRSQTIIRHHELFIWSRGEELVTDKYPEFQVFKSVLPNGTVLDGEILPYPNQNIGTFQDLQTRIGRKTVSKALLKKTPVILKVYDILEWEGKDLRSHPFSERRQILEHLIKQLAPEQLPLQLSETVNCDNWDAVIQERARAREMHSEGLMLKRKDSKYLVGRKKGHWWKWKTDPLTIDAVLTYAMRGHGRRSNLFTDYTFGLWDQDQKLVTFAKAYSGLTDAEFRQVDAWIKRNTLERFGPVRSVTPELVFEIAFEGIAHSSRHKSGFATRFPRILRWRHDKTIHDANSLDDLELLMHY from the coding sequence ATGAAACATTTTGCCAAATTAGTTCAAACCCTAGACAGTACTACTAAAACCACTTTAAAAGTACAAGCACTTGCAGCTTATTTTAAACAGGCTAGTGATACAGATAAAGTATGGACTATTGCTATATTATCGCATAGAAGACCACCACGACCAATACAAACCACACGACTTAGAAAGTGGGCTTCAGAATTGGCTCATATTCCGTTGTGGTTGTTTGAAGAATCGTATCATATTGTTGGCGATTTAGCAGAAACGATTGCTTTAATTTTACCTACAAATCAAAATACCAGCGACAAATCGTTAACGGCGTTTTTACAAGATATGCTTTCGCTTAAACAAGAAGACGAAGCCGTTAAAAAGGAGTATGTTACTACACATTGGAATACCTTAAATTATTATGAACGATTTGTGTTTACCAAACTTATAACAGGCGGTTTTAGGATTGGAGTAAGTCAGAAATTAATGACTCGGGCATTATCTGTAGCTACGGGAGTAGACGAAGATATTTTAGCTTACAAGTTAATGGGGCAATGGGATCCGAGTACAATTTCTTTTGAAGATTTGGTTTTAAAGACACGCCCATCAGATTTTATTTCTAAGCCTTATCCTTTTTATTTGGCATATGGTTTGGAAGGTCCAGTTTCTAGTTTGGGTCCTATTACAGACTGGAGTATCGAGCATAAATGGGATGGGATTAGATCTCAAACGATTATAAGACATCATGAATTGTTTATTTGGAGTCGAGGCGAGGAATTAGTTACAGATAAATATCCCGAATTTCAAGTATTTAAATCGGTACTCCCAAATGGGACCGTTTTAGATGGAGAAATTTTGCCTTATCCGAATCAGAACATTGGTACTTTTCAAGATTTACAAACACGAATAGGAAGAAAAACCGTTAGCAAAGCCTTGCTAAAAAAAACACCTGTTATATTAAAAGTTTATGATATTTTAGAATGGGAAGGTAAAGATCTCCGATCACACCCTTTTAGTGAAAGGCGGCAGATTCTTGAACACCTTATTAAACAATTAGCACCTGAGCAATTGCCTTTACAATTGTCTGAAACCGTAAACTGTGACAATTGGGACGCTGTAATCCAAGAGCGAGCACGTGCACGTGAAATGCATAGCGAGGGGCTCATGCTTAAACGAAAAGACTCTAAATATTTAGTAGGTAGAAAAAAAGGACATTGGTGGAAATGGAAAACAGACCCCTTAACTATAGATGCTGTATTAACTTATGCCATGCGTGGCCACGGTAGACGTTCTAATTTATTTACAGACTATACATTTGGTTTATGGGATCAGGACCAAAAGCTTGTAACTTTTGCTAAAGCGTATTCTGGGCTTACAGATGCCGAATTTAGACAAGTAGATGCTTGGATTAAACGAAACACTTTAGAACGTTTTGGTCCGGTACGTAGCGTGACACCAGAATTGGTTTTTGAAATTGCTTTTGAAGGTATCGCACATTCTAGTCGCCATAAGAGTGGATTTGCAACCCGATTTCCTAGAATATTACGGTGGCGACACGATAAAACCATACACGATGCCAATAGTTTAGACGATTTAGAACTATTAATGCACTATTAA
- the pdeM gene encoding ligase-associated DNA damage response endonuclease PdeM: METLEIYCNAQRFILHPLGGAFWVNQRMLLIADVHLGKVTHFRKHGSAIPRGVLHQNFKQLQNIISAFDVDTVCILGDLFHSHLNAEWVIFKTWVAALHCKVVLISGNHDIIDAKLYEDLGIKVLNSWLLDGFLLTHHPEVRDGFYNLSGHIHPGVQLRGLGRQHITLSCFYWKAHQMIFPAFGVFTGKYIIKPSAEARIYVNTETEVIEVPVLPK; the protein is encoded by the coding sequence ATGGAAACACTAGAAATTTATTGTAACGCACAACGTTTTATATTACATCCTTTAGGCGGTGCTTTTTGGGTTAACCAACGCATGCTTTTAATTGCCGATGTACATTTGGGAAAAGTGACACATTTTAGAAAACATGGCAGTGCGATTCCTAGAGGAGTTTTACACCAAAATTTTAAGCAATTGCAAAACATCATTTCGGCTTTTGATGTGGATACAGTGTGTATACTCGGGGATTTATTTCACAGTCATTTAAATGCCGAGTGGGTAATCTTTAAAACTTGGGTTGCGGCATTGCACTGTAAAGTGGTATTGATATCTGGTAATCATGATATTATTGATGCGAAGCTGTATGAAGATTTAGGGATTAAAGTTTTAAACAGCTGGCTACTTGATGGGTTTCTATTAACACATCATCCAGAAGTGCGTGACGGATTTTATAATCTATCAGGTCATATTCACCCTGGTGTCCAATTGCGTGGCTTAGGAAGGCAGCATATAACATTAAGTTGTTTTTATTGGAAAGCGCATCAAATGATTTTTCCTGCATTTGGAGTCTTTACGGGTAAATATATTATAAAGCCCAGTGCAGAAGCACGTATTTATGTAAACACAGAAACAGAGGTGATCGAGGTTCCTGTTCTTCCCAAGTGA
- a CDS encoding PRC-barrel domain-containing protein, translating into MKTNEKHLYNLDELSDYKVSEGYADIRGWKVMDVDNRVIGKVDNLLVNKDTQRVVYIDVEVDQSIIDASHDPYSTSKTSNLQEFINTDGENHIIIPIGLLDINSDDKRVYSHTINHYTFSNTKRYRKGENIDRAYEVQVLDSYKNNVIYEDYDDKKREDALTENKLLHALETEQIRALIREEIKNYHNNGNSYFSTFETTNESPKTTQIDPYKDENFYNRNEFEKRVYNK; encoded by the coding sequence ATGAAAACAAACGAAAAACACTTATATAATTTAGACGAATTATCAGACTATAAAGTGTCTGAAGGTTACGCAGATATTAGAGGATGGAAAGTAATGGATGTAGATAATCGCGTGATTGGCAAAGTAGATAATCTTTTAGTAAATAAAGATACCCAACGTGTGGTGTACATAGACGTAGAAGTAGATCAATCTATTATTGATGCCAGTCACGATCCTTACAGTACCTCAAAAACGAGCAATTTACAGGAATTTATAAATACAGATGGCGAAAATCATATCATTATTCCAATAGGTTTATTAGATATAAATTCTGATGATAAACGGGTGTATTCACATACCATTAATCATTATACGTTTTCAAATACAAAACGCTACCGCAAAGGTGAAAATATAGATAGAGCCTACGAAGTTCAGGTGCTAGACTCCTATAAAAATAATGTTATTTATGAAGATTACGACGATAAAAAACGGGAAGATGCTTTAACAGAAAACAAGCTTTTACATGCGCTTGAGACAGAACAAATTAGAGCATTAATCCGTGAGGAAATTAAAAATTACCACAATAACGGGAATTCGTATTTTTCTACTTTTGAAACTACAAACGAGTCGCCTAAAACCACACAGATAGACCCTTATAAAGATGAAAATTTTTATAACAGAAACGAGTTTGAAAAACGGGTATATAATAAATAG